A genomic window from Arvicola amphibius chromosome 5, mArvAmp1.2, whole genome shotgun sequence includes:
- the Plcb2 gene encoding 1-phosphatidylinositol 4,5-bisphosphate phosphodiesterase beta-2 isoform X4: MSLLNPVLSPPTVKAYLSQGERFIKWDDETSIASPVILRVDPKGYYLYWTYQSKEMEFLDITSIRDTRFGKFAKIPKSQKLREVFNMDFPDNHFLLKALTVVSGPDMVDLTFHNFVSYKENVGKDWAEDVLTLTKHPMTANAPRSTFLDKILVKLKMQLNPEGKIPVKNFFQMFPADRKRVEAALSACHLAKGKNDAINPEDFPESVYKSFLMSLCPRPEIDEIFTSYHAKAKPYMTKEHLTKFINQKQRDSRLNSLLFPPARPEQVQALIDKYEPSGINVQRGQLSPEGMVWFLCGPENSMLDHNALLLHQDMTQPLNHYFINSSHNTYLTAGQFSGLSSAEMYRQVLLSGCRCVELDCWKGKPPDEEPIITHGFTMTTDILFKEAIEAIAESAFKTSPYPVILSFENHVDSPRQQAKMAEYCRTMFGDTLLTEPLEKFPLKPGIPLPSPEDLRGKILIKNKKNQFSGPASPSSPDEQKPSGEAEGNSPSSVPIEDDDTVWTGEDRTEAEEEVDEEEEEESGSLDEEEIKKMQSDEGTAGLEVTAYEEMSSLVNYIQPTKFISFEFSSQKNRSYVISSFTELKAYELLSKSSMQFVDYNKRQMSRVYPKGTRMDSSNYMPQMFWNAGCQMVALNFQTMDLPMQQNMALFEFNGQSGYLLKHEFMRRLDKQFNPFSVDRIDVVVATTLSITVISGQFLSERSVRTYVEVEIFGLPGDPKRRFRTKLSPTTNSINPVWKEEPFVFEKILLPELASLRIAVMEEGNRFLGHRIIPINTLRSGYHHLCLRSESNMPLTMPALFVFLEMKDYVPDTWADLTVALANPIKYFNAHDKKSMKLKEVTGSLPETVQWGFSPGRQRVDSTGGQGQGGSYQRSGRATDSQLGGAAGTKGRGEVAAET; the protein is encoded by the exons ATGTCACTGCTCAACCCTGTCCTGTCACCCCCTACCGTGAAGGCGTATCTGAGCCAAGGGGAGCGCTTCATCAAATGGGACGAT GAAACTTCAATTGCCTCCCCAGTTATCCTCCGTGTGGATCCCAAGGGCTATTACTTATACTGGACATATCAGAGTAAG GAGATGGAGTTTTTGGATATCACGAGCATCCGAGACACTCGCTTTGGCAAGTTTGCCAAGATACCCAAG AGCCAGAAACTCAGGGAGGTCTTCAACATGGACTTCCCAGATAACCACTTCCTGCTGAAAGCGCTCACAGTGGTGTCGGGCCCTGACATGGTGGACCTCACCTTCCACAACTTTGTCTCTTACAAGGAGAACGTGGGCAAG GACTGGGCTGAGGATGTACTGACTCTCACCAAACACCCGATGACAGCCAACGCTCCCCGCAGCACTTTCCTAGACAAAAT CCTGGTGAAGCTTAAAATGCAGCTCAATCCTGAAGGAAAGATTCCTGTGAAGAA TTTTTTCCAGATGTTTCCTGCTGACCGCAAACGCGTAGAAGCTGCCCTCAGTGCTTGTCACCTTGCAAAGGGCAAG AATGACGCTATCAATCCTGAGGACTTCCCAGAGTCTGTATACAAGAGCTTCCTCATGAGTCTCTGTCCTCGGCCAGAAATAGACGAGATCTTCACTTCTTA CCACGCTAAAGCTAAACCCTACATGACCAAGGAGCACCTGACCAAATTCATCAACCAGAAGCAGCGAGACTCTCGCCTCAACTCCTTGCTCTTCCCACCTGCCCGGCCTGAGCAGGTGCAGGCCCTCATCGACAAGTACGAACCCAGCGGCATCAATGTGCAGAGGG GCCAGCTGTCGCCAGAGGGCATGGTCTGGTTTCTCTGTGGCCCAGAGAACAGTATGCTGGACCACAATGCACTGCTGCTCCACCAGGACATGACACAGCCCCTGAATCACTACTTTATCAATTCCTCCCACAATACCTACCTGACAG CTGGCCAGTTTTCAGGCCTCTCCTCGGCTGAGATGTACCGCCAGGTGCTGCTGTCTGGCTGCCGCTGTGTAGAATTAGACTGTTGGAAGGGAAAGCCCCCCGATGAGGAGCCCATCATCACCCATGGCTTCACCATGACCACAGATATCTTGTTCAAG GAAGCAATCGAGGCCATCGCAGAAAGTGCCTTTAAGACCTCCCCCTATCCTGTCATCTTGTCATTTGAAAATCACGTGGACTC ACCCCGCCAACAGGCTAAGATGGCAGAGTACTGCAGGACCATGTTTGGAGACACCCTACTCACAGAACCCCTGGAAAAATTTCCT CTGAAACCTGGCATCCCCCTGCCCAGCCCTGAGGACCTCCGGGGCAAGATTCTCATTAAGAATAAGAAGAACCAGTTTTCTGGTCCAGCATCCCCCAGCTCCCCTGATGAGCAGAAGCCTAGTGGGGAGGCTGAGGGCAACAGCCCGTCTAGTGTCCCCATAGAGGACGACGACACAG TATGGACCGGTGAGGACCGGactgaggcagaggaggaggtggacgaggaggaagaggaagagtcagGAAGCCTGGAtgaagaagagataaagaagatgCAGTCTGATGAG GGCACAGCAGGCTTGGAGGTGACAGCTTATGAGGAAATGTCCAGCCTGGTCAACTACATCCAGCCCACCAAGTTCATCTCCTTTGAGTTCTCTTCGC AGAAGAACAGAAGTTATGTCATCTCTTCCTTCACGGAGCTCAAGGCCTACGAGCTGCTCTCCAAGTCCTCGATGCAGTTTGTGGA CTACAATAAACGCCAGATGAGCCGAGTGTACCCCAAGGGCACACGCATGGACTCTTCGAACTACATGCCCCAGATGTTCTGGAATGCTGGGTGCCAGATGGTTGCCCTCAATTTCCAAACAATGG ACCTGCCAATGCAGCAGAACATGGCACTGTTTGAGTTCAACGGGCAGAGTGGATACCTCCTAAAGCACGAGTTCATGCGCAGGCTGGACAAGCAGTTCAACCCCTTCTCGGTGGACCGCATTGATGTGGTGGTAGCCACCACCCTTTCCATTACG GTGATCTCTGGGCAGTTCCTGTCAGAACGCAGTGTTCGTACCTATGTGGAAGTGGAAATATTTGGCCTCCCAGGGGACCCCAAGAGGCGCTTTCGTACCAAGCTGTCACCTACTACTAACTCCATCAATCCTGTCTGGAAAGAGGAGCCCTTTGTCTTTGAGAAG ATCTTGCTGCCTGAACTGGCCTCCCTTAGGATAGCTGTGATGGAAGAAGGGAACAGATTTCTCGGACACCGAATCATCCCCATCAATACCTTGCGTTCTG GATACCACCACTTGTGCCTGCGCAGCGAGAGCAACATGCCTCTTACCATGCCTGCCCTCTTTGTCTTCCTGGAGATGAAGGACTATGTGCCCGACACGTGGGCAG ATCTTACTGTGGCTCTCGCCAACCCCATCAAGTACTTCAATGCCCACGATAAGAAATCTATGAAGCTCAAGGAGGTGACAGGAAGTCTGCCTGAG ACAGTCCAATGGGGCTTCAGTCCCGGCCGGCAACGGGTCGACAG CACCGGGGGCCAAGGCCAAGGAGGAAGCTACCAAAGAAGTGGCAG AGCCACAGACAGCCAGCTTGGAGGAGCTGCAGGAACTAAAGGGCGTGGTGAAGTTGCAGCGGAGACATGA
- the Plcb2 gene encoding 1-phosphatidylinositol 4,5-bisphosphate phosphodiesterase beta-2 isoform X1 yields MSLLNPVLSPPTVKAYLSQGERFIKWDDETSIASPVILRVDPKGYYLYWTYQSKEMEFLDITSIRDTRFGKFAKIPKSQKLREVFNMDFPDNHFLLKALTVVSGPDMVDLTFHNFVSYKENVGKDWAEDVLTLTKHPMTANAPRSTFLDKILVKLKMQLNPEGKIPVKNFFQMFPADRKRVEAALSACHLAKGKNDAINPEDFPESVYKSFLMSLCPRPEIDEIFTSYHAKAKPYMTKEHLTKFINQKQRDSRLNSLLFPPARPEQVQALIDKYEPSGINVQRGQLSPEGMVWFLCGPENSMLDHNALLLHQDMTQPLNHYFINSSHNTYLTAGQFSGLSSAEMYRQVLLSGCRCVELDCWKGKPPDEEPIITHGFTMTTDILFKEAIEAIAESAFKTSPYPVILSFENHVDSPRQQAKMAEYCRTMFGDTLLTEPLEKFPLKPGIPLPSPEDLRGKILIKNKKNQFSGPASPSSPDEQKPSGEAEGNSPSSVPIEDDDTVWTGEDRTEAEEEVDEEEEEESGSLDEEEIKKMQSDEGTAGLEVTAYEEMSSLVNYIQPTKFISFEFSSQKNRSYVISSFTELKAYELLSKSSMQFVDYNKRQMSRVYPKGTRMDSSNYMPQMFWNAGCQMVALNFQTMDLPMQQNMALFEFNGQSGYLLKHEFMRRLDKQFNPFSVDRIDVVVATTLSITVISGQFLSERSVRTYVEVEIFGLPGDPKRRFRTKLSPTTNSINPVWKEEPFVFEKILLPELASLRIAVMEEGNRFLGHRIIPINTLRSGYHHLCLRSESNMPLTMPALFVFLEMKDYVPDTWADLTVALANPIKYFNAHDKKSMKLKEVTGSLPEAVFTQKPFSSVIPVARQSNGASVPAGNGSTAPGAKAKEEATKEVAEPQTASLEELQELKGVVKLQRRHEKELRELERRGARRWEELLQRGTAQLAELGAPGAACKIRPGKGSRKKRILPCEETVVVGPSELPEAADPRVQELKDRLEQELQQQGEEQYRSVLKRKEQHVTEQIAKMMELAREKQAAELKIFKETSEIDTKEMKKRLEAKRLERIQAMTKVTTDKAAQERLKREINNSHIQEVVQAIKQMTETLERHQEKLEGKQTACLEQIRELEKQFQEKALAEYEARMKGLETEVKESVRACFKACFPSGTEDQPERACEAAKELCPQESFPNKADTQESRL; encoded by the exons ATGTCACTGCTCAACCCTGTCCTGTCACCCCCTACCGTGAAGGCGTATCTGAGCCAAGGGGAGCGCTTCATCAAATGGGACGAT GAAACTTCAATTGCCTCCCCAGTTATCCTCCGTGTGGATCCCAAGGGCTATTACTTATACTGGACATATCAGAGTAAG GAGATGGAGTTTTTGGATATCACGAGCATCCGAGACACTCGCTTTGGCAAGTTTGCCAAGATACCCAAG AGCCAGAAACTCAGGGAGGTCTTCAACATGGACTTCCCAGATAACCACTTCCTGCTGAAAGCGCTCACAGTGGTGTCGGGCCCTGACATGGTGGACCTCACCTTCCACAACTTTGTCTCTTACAAGGAGAACGTGGGCAAG GACTGGGCTGAGGATGTACTGACTCTCACCAAACACCCGATGACAGCCAACGCTCCCCGCAGCACTTTCCTAGACAAAAT CCTGGTGAAGCTTAAAATGCAGCTCAATCCTGAAGGAAAGATTCCTGTGAAGAA TTTTTTCCAGATGTTTCCTGCTGACCGCAAACGCGTAGAAGCTGCCCTCAGTGCTTGTCACCTTGCAAAGGGCAAG AATGACGCTATCAATCCTGAGGACTTCCCAGAGTCTGTATACAAGAGCTTCCTCATGAGTCTCTGTCCTCGGCCAGAAATAGACGAGATCTTCACTTCTTA CCACGCTAAAGCTAAACCCTACATGACCAAGGAGCACCTGACCAAATTCATCAACCAGAAGCAGCGAGACTCTCGCCTCAACTCCTTGCTCTTCCCACCTGCCCGGCCTGAGCAGGTGCAGGCCCTCATCGACAAGTACGAACCCAGCGGCATCAATGTGCAGAGGG GCCAGCTGTCGCCAGAGGGCATGGTCTGGTTTCTCTGTGGCCCAGAGAACAGTATGCTGGACCACAATGCACTGCTGCTCCACCAGGACATGACACAGCCCCTGAATCACTACTTTATCAATTCCTCCCACAATACCTACCTGACAG CTGGCCAGTTTTCAGGCCTCTCCTCGGCTGAGATGTACCGCCAGGTGCTGCTGTCTGGCTGCCGCTGTGTAGAATTAGACTGTTGGAAGGGAAAGCCCCCCGATGAGGAGCCCATCATCACCCATGGCTTCACCATGACCACAGATATCTTGTTCAAG GAAGCAATCGAGGCCATCGCAGAAAGTGCCTTTAAGACCTCCCCCTATCCTGTCATCTTGTCATTTGAAAATCACGTGGACTC ACCCCGCCAACAGGCTAAGATGGCAGAGTACTGCAGGACCATGTTTGGAGACACCCTACTCACAGAACCCCTGGAAAAATTTCCT CTGAAACCTGGCATCCCCCTGCCCAGCCCTGAGGACCTCCGGGGCAAGATTCTCATTAAGAATAAGAAGAACCAGTTTTCTGGTCCAGCATCCCCCAGCTCCCCTGATGAGCAGAAGCCTAGTGGGGAGGCTGAGGGCAACAGCCCGTCTAGTGTCCCCATAGAGGACGACGACACAG TATGGACCGGTGAGGACCGGactgaggcagaggaggaggtggacgaggaggaagaggaagagtcagGAAGCCTGGAtgaagaagagataaagaagatgCAGTCTGATGAG GGCACAGCAGGCTTGGAGGTGACAGCTTATGAGGAAATGTCCAGCCTGGTCAACTACATCCAGCCCACCAAGTTCATCTCCTTTGAGTTCTCTTCGC AGAAGAACAGAAGTTATGTCATCTCTTCCTTCACGGAGCTCAAGGCCTACGAGCTGCTCTCCAAGTCCTCGATGCAGTTTGTGGA CTACAATAAACGCCAGATGAGCCGAGTGTACCCCAAGGGCACACGCATGGACTCTTCGAACTACATGCCCCAGATGTTCTGGAATGCTGGGTGCCAGATGGTTGCCCTCAATTTCCAAACAATGG ACCTGCCAATGCAGCAGAACATGGCACTGTTTGAGTTCAACGGGCAGAGTGGATACCTCCTAAAGCACGAGTTCATGCGCAGGCTGGACAAGCAGTTCAACCCCTTCTCGGTGGACCGCATTGATGTGGTGGTAGCCACCACCCTTTCCATTACG GTGATCTCTGGGCAGTTCCTGTCAGAACGCAGTGTTCGTACCTATGTGGAAGTGGAAATATTTGGCCTCCCAGGGGACCCCAAGAGGCGCTTTCGTACCAAGCTGTCACCTACTACTAACTCCATCAATCCTGTCTGGAAAGAGGAGCCCTTTGTCTTTGAGAAG ATCTTGCTGCCTGAACTGGCCTCCCTTAGGATAGCTGTGATGGAAGAAGGGAACAGATTTCTCGGACACCGAATCATCCCCATCAATACCTTGCGTTCTG GATACCACCACTTGTGCCTGCGCAGCGAGAGCAACATGCCTCTTACCATGCCTGCCCTCTTTGTCTTCCTGGAGATGAAGGACTATGTGCCCGACACGTGGGCAG ATCTTACTGTGGCTCTCGCCAACCCCATCAAGTACTTCAATGCCCACGATAAGAAATCTATGAAGCTCAAGGAGGTGACAGGAAGTCTGCCTGAG GCTGTCTTCACCCAGAAGCCCTTCTCATCCGTGATTCCTGTTGCCAGACAGTCCAATGGGGCTTCAGTCCCGGCCGGCAACGGGTCGACAG CACCGGGGGCCAAGGCCAAGGAGGAAGCTACCAAAGAAGTGGCAG AGCCACAGACAGCCAGCTTGGAGGAGCTGCAGGAACTAAAGGGCGTGGTGAAGTTGCAGCGGAGACATGAGAAGGAGCTTCGAGAGTTGGAGCGGCGTGGAGCCCGGCGCTGGGAGGAGCTGCTGCAGCGTGGCACCGCACAGCTGGCAGAACTCGGTGCTCCAGGAGCTGCCTGCAAGATCCGCCCGGGCAAGGGTTCCCGCAAAAAGAG GATCCTGCCTTGTGAGGAGACTGTCGTGGTCGGGCCTAGCGAGCTTCCCGAGGCTGCGGACCCGCGCGTGCAGGAACTGAAGGAtaggctggagcaggagctgcagcagcaggGCGAGGAGCAGTACCGCTCGGTCCTCAAGCGCAAGGAGCAGCACGTGACCGAG CAAATCGCCAAGATGATGGAGCTGGCCAGAGAGAAACAGGCTGCTGAACTCAAGATCTTCAAGGAGACCTCAGAAAT TGACaccaaagagatgaagaaaagacTGGAGGCCAAGAGGCTGGAACGGATCCAGGCCATGACCAAAGTCACCACAGACAAGGCGGCCCAAGAGAG GCTCAAGAGAGAGATTAACAACTCCCACATCCAGGAAGTGGTACAGGCTATCAAGCAG ATGACAGAGACCCTGGAGCGGCACCAGGAGAAGCTGGAAGGGAAGCAGACAGCCTGCCTGGAGCAGATCCGGGAGCTGGAAAAGCAG ttccaggagaAGGCGCTGGCTGAGTATGAGGCCAGGATGAAGGGCCTGGAGACTGAAGTAAAGGAATCAGTGAGGGCCTGCTTCAAGGCCTGCTTCCCCTCTGGAACAGAGGACCAGCCTGAGAGGGCCTGTGAGGCTGCTAAGGAGCTGTGTCCACAGGAATCATTCCCGAACAAAGCAGACACCCAGGAGAGCCGCCTCTGA
- the Plcb2 gene encoding 1-phosphatidylinositol 4,5-bisphosphate phosphodiesterase beta-2 isoform X2 → MSLLNPVLSPPTVKAYLSQGERFIKWDDETSIASPVILRVDPKGYYLYWTYQSKEMEFLDITSIRDTRFGKFAKIPKSQKLREVFNMDFPDNHFLLKALTVVSGPDMVDLTFHNFVSYKENVGKDWAEDVLTLTKHPMTANAPRSTFLDKILVKLKMQLNPEGKIPVKNFFQMFPADRKRVEAALSACHLAKGKNDAINPEDFPESVYKSFLMSLCPRPEIDEIFTSYHAKAKPYMTKEHLTKFINQKQRDSRLNSLLFPPARPEQVQALIDKYEPSGINVQRGQLSPEGMVWFLCGPENSMLDHNALLLHQDMTQPLNHYFINSSHNTYLTAGQFSGLSSAEMYRQVLLSGCRCVELDCWKGKPPDEEPIITHGFTMTTDILFKEAIEAIAESAFKTSPYPVILSFENHVDSPRQQAKMAEYCRTMFGDTLLTEPLEKFPLKPGIPLPSPEDLRGKILIKNKKNQFSGPASPSSPDEQKPSGEAEGNSPSSVPIEDDDTVWTGEDRTEAEEEVDEEEEEESGSLDEEEIKKMQSDEGTAGLEVTAYEEMSSLVNYIQPTKFISFEFSSQKNRSYVISSFTELKAYELLSKSSMQFVDYNKRQMSRVYPKGTRMDSSNYMPQMFWNAGCQMVALNFQTMDLPMQQNMALFEFNGQSGYLLKHEFMRRLDKQFNPFSVDRIDVVVATTLSITVISGQFLSERSVRTYVEVEIFGLPGDPKRRFRTKLSPTTNSINPVWKEEPFVFEKILLPELASLRIAVMEEGNRFLGHRIIPINTLRSGYHHLCLRSESNMPLTMPALFVFLEMKDYVPDTWADLTVALANPIKYFNAHDKKSMKLKEVTGSLPEKPFSSVIPVARQSNGASVPAGNGSTAPGAKAKEEATKEVAEPQTASLEELQELKGVVKLQRRHEKELRELERRGARRWEELLQRGTAQLAELGAPGAACKIRPGKGSRKKRILPCEETVVVGPSELPEAADPRVQELKDRLEQELQQQGEEQYRSVLKRKEQHVTEQIAKMMELAREKQAAELKIFKETSEIDTKEMKKRLEAKRLERIQAMTKVTTDKAAQERLKREINNSHIQEVVQAIKQMTETLERHQEKLEGKQTACLEQIRELEKQFQEKALAEYEARMKGLETEVKESVRACFKACFPSGTEDQPERACEAAKELCPQESFPNKADTQESRL, encoded by the exons ATGTCACTGCTCAACCCTGTCCTGTCACCCCCTACCGTGAAGGCGTATCTGAGCCAAGGGGAGCGCTTCATCAAATGGGACGAT GAAACTTCAATTGCCTCCCCAGTTATCCTCCGTGTGGATCCCAAGGGCTATTACTTATACTGGACATATCAGAGTAAG GAGATGGAGTTTTTGGATATCACGAGCATCCGAGACACTCGCTTTGGCAAGTTTGCCAAGATACCCAAG AGCCAGAAACTCAGGGAGGTCTTCAACATGGACTTCCCAGATAACCACTTCCTGCTGAAAGCGCTCACAGTGGTGTCGGGCCCTGACATGGTGGACCTCACCTTCCACAACTTTGTCTCTTACAAGGAGAACGTGGGCAAG GACTGGGCTGAGGATGTACTGACTCTCACCAAACACCCGATGACAGCCAACGCTCCCCGCAGCACTTTCCTAGACAAAAT CCTGGTGAAGCTTAAAATGCAGCTCAATCCTGAAGGAAAGATTCCTGTGAAGAA TTTTTTCCAGATGTTTCCTGCTGACCGCAAACGCGTAGAAGCTGCCCTCAGTGCTTGTCACCTTGCAAAGGGCAAG AATGACGCTATCAATCCTGAGGACTTCCCAGAGTCTGTATACAAGAGCTTCCTCATGAGTCTCTGTCCTCGGCCAGAAATAGACGAGATCTTCACTTCTTA CCACGCTAAAGCTAAACCCTACATGACCAAGGAGCACCTGACCAAATTCATCAACCAGAAGCAGCGAGACTCTCGCCTCAACTCCTTGCTCTTCCCACCTGCCCGGCCTGAGCAGGTGCAGGCCCTCATCGACAAGTACGAACCCAGCGGCATCAATGTGCAGAGGG GCCAGCTGTCGCCAGAGGGCATGGTCTGGTTTCTCTGTGGCCCAGAGAACAGTATGCTGGACCACAATGCACTGCTGCTCCACCAGGACATGACACAGCCCCTGAATCACTACTTTATCAATTCCTCCCACAATACCTACCTGACAG CTGGCCAGTTTTCAGGCCTCTCCTCGGCTGAGATGTACCGCCAGGTGCTGCTGTCTGGCTGCCGCTGTGTAGAATTAGACTGTTGGAAGGGAAAGCCCCCCGATGAGGAGCCCATCATCACCCATGGCTTCACCATGACCACAGATATCTTGTTCAAG GAAGCAATCGAGGCCATCGCAGAAAGTGCCTTTAAGACCTCCCCCTATCCTGTCATCTTGTCATTTGAAAATCACGTGGACTC ACCCCGCCAACAGGCTAAGATGGCAGAGTACTGCAGGACCATGTTTGGAGACACCCTACTCACAGAACCCCTGGAAAAATTTCCT CTGAAACCTGGCATCCCCCTGCCCAGCCCTGAGGACCTCCGGGGCAAGATTCTCATTAAGAATAAGAAGAACCAGTTTTCTGGTCCAGCATCCCCCAGCTCCCCTGATGAGCAGAAGCCTAGTGGGGAGGCTGAGGGCAACAGCCCGTCTAGTGTCCCCATAGAGGACGACGACACAG TATGGACCGGTGAGGACCGGactgaggcagaggaggaggtggacgaggaggaagaggaagagtcagGAAGCCTGGAtgaagaagagataaagaagatgCAGTCTGATGAG GGCACAGCAGGCTTGGAGGTGACAGCTTATGAGGAAATGTCCAGCCTGGTCAACTACATCCAGCCCACCAAGTTCATCTCCTTTGAGTTCTCTTCGC AGAAGAACAGAAGTTATGTCATCTCTTCCTTCACGGAGCTCAAGGCCTACGAGCTGCTCTCCAAGTCCTCGATGCAGTTTGTGGA CTACAATAAACGCCAGATGAGCCGAGTGTACCCCAAGGGCACACGCATGGACTCTTCGAACTACATGCCCCAGATGTTCTGGAATGCTGGGTGCCAGATGGTTGCCCTCAATTTCCAAACAATGG ACCTGCCAATGCAGCAGAACATGGCACTGTTTGAGTTCAACGGGCAGAGTGGATACCTCCTAAAGCACGAGTTCATGCGCAGGCTGGACAAGCAGTTCAACCCCTTCTCGGTGGACCGCATTGATGTGGTGGTAGCCACCACCCTTTCCATTACG GTGATCTCTGGGCAGTTCCTGTCAGAACGCAGTGTTCGTACCTATGTGGAAGTGGAAATATTTGGCCTCCCAGGGGACCCCAAGAGGCGCTTTCGTACCAAGCTGTCACCTACTACTAACTCCATCAATCCTGTCTGGAAAGAGGAGCCCTTTGTCTTTGAGAAG ATCTTGCTGCCTGAACTGGCCTCCCTTAGGATAGCTGTGATGGAAGAAGGGAACAGATTTCTCGGACACCGAATCATCCCCATCAATACCTTGCGTTCTG GATACCACCACTTGTGCCTGCGCAGCGAGAGCAACATGCCTCTTACCATGCCTGCCCTCTTTGTCTTCCTGGAGATGAAGGACTATGTGCCCGACACGTGGGCAG ATCTTACTGTGGCTCTCGCCAACCCCATCAAGTACTTCAATGCCCACGATAAGAAATCTATGAAGCTCAAGGAGGTGACAGGAAGTCTGCCTGAG AAGCCCTTCTCATCCGTGATTCCTGTTGCCAGACAGTCCAATGGGGCTTCAGTCCCGGCCGGCAACGGGTCGACAG CACCGGGGGCCAAGGCCAAGGAGGAAGCTACCAAAGAAGTGGCAG AGCCACAGACAGCCAGCTTGGAGGAGCTGCAGGAACTAAAGGGCGTGGTGAAGTTGCAGCGGAGACATGAGAAGGAGCTTCGAGAGTTGGAGCGGCGTGGAGCCCGGCGCTGGGAGGAGCTGCTGCAGCGTGGCACCGCACAGCTGGCAGAACTCGGTGCTCCAGGAGCTGCCTGCAAGATCCGCCCGGGCAAGGGTTCCCGCAAAAAGAG GATCCTGCCTTGTGAGGAGACTGTCGTGGTCGGGCCTAGCGAGCTTCCCGAGGCTGCGGACCCGCGCGTGCAGGAACTGAAGGAtaggctggagcaggagctgcagcagcaggGCGAGGAGCAGTACCGCTCGGTCCTCAAGCGCAAGGAGCAGCACGTGACCGAG CAAATCGCCAAGATGATGGAGCTGGCCAGAGAGAAACAGGCTGCTGAACTCAAGATCTTCAAGGAGACCTCAGAAAT TGACaccaaagagatgaagaaaagacTGGAGGCCAAGAGGCTGGAACGGATCCAGGCCATGACCAAAGTCACCACAGACAAGGCGGCCCAAGAGAG GCTCAAGAGAGAGATTAACAACTCCCACATCCAGGAAGTGGTACAGGCTATCAAGCAG ATGACAGAGACCCTGGAGCGGCACCAGGAGAAGCTGGAAGGGAAGCAGACAGCCTGCCTGGAGCAGATCCGGGAGCTGGAAAAGCAG ttccaggagaAGGCGCTGGCTGAGTATGAGGCCAGGATGAAGGGCCTGGAGACTGAAGTAAAGGAATCAGTGAGGGCCTGCTTCAAGGCCTGCTTCCCCTCTGGAACAGAGGACCAGCCTGAGAGGGCCTGTGAGGCTGCTAAGGAGCTGTGTCCACAGGAATCATTCCCGAACAAAGCAGACACCCAGGAGAGCCGCCTCTGA